The Pelobates fuscus isolate aPelFus1 chromosome 2, aPelFus1.pri, whole genome shotgun sequence genome has a segment encoding these proteins:
- the LOC134586407 gene encoding adhesive plaque matrix protein-like, whose amino-acid sequence MWNQDVHCAVPLPPTEHYANPFPLTEHYANPFPPTEHYNDPFPLTEHYVDPFPPTEHYTDPFPPTEHYADPFPLTEHYADPFPPTEHYANPFPLTEHCADPFPPTEHYVDLFPLTEHYVDPFPLIEHYVDPFPLIEHYVDPFPLTEHYANPFRPTEHYANPFPLTEHCADPFPPTEHYVDPFPLTEHYVDPFPPTEHYVDPFPLIEHYVDPFPLIEHYVDPFPPTEHFANPFPPTEHYADPFPPTEHYTDPFPPTEHYTDPFPLTEHYVDPFPLTEHYANPFPPTEHYANPFPLTEHCADPFPPTEHYVDPFPLTEHYVDPFPLIEHYVDPFPLIEHYVDPFPPTEHYVDPFPLTEHYANPFPPTEHYTAPFPPTEHYTDPFPLTEHYVDPFPLTEHYANPFPPTEHYANPFPLTEHCADPFPPTEHYVDPFPLTEHYVDPFPLIEHYVDPFPLIEHYVDPFPPTEHYVDPFPLTEHYANPFPPTEHYTAPFPPTEHYVNPFPLTEHCADPFPLTEHYADPFPLTEHYVDPFPPTEHYADPFPLTEHYVDPFPLTEHYVDPFPLTEHCADPFPLTEHYVDPFPLTEHYVDPFPPTEHYVDPFPLIEHYHYANPFPLTEHCADPFPPTEHYVDPFPLTEHYVDPFPLIEHYVDPFPLIEHYVDPFPLIEHYVDPFPPTEHYVDTFPLTEHYANPFPPTEHYTAPFPPTEHYANPFPLTEHCADPFPLTEHYADPFPLTEHYVDPFPPTEHYADPFPLTEPYVDPFPLTEHYVDPFPPTEHYADPVPLTEPYVDPFPLTEPYVDPFPLTEHYVDPFPFTEHYVDPFPPTEHYVDPFPLIEHYVDPFPLIEHYVDPFPLIEHYVDPFPLIEHYVDPFPLIEHYTVPFPPTEHYANPFPPTEHYTAPFPPTEHYVDLTHSLLQSIMMSHSILHSIVLTHFLCRLLLSYRSLSRFLSALYCPLLLSTIHLCQTLL is encoded by the exons ATGTGGAACCAAGATGTT CATTGTGCAGTCCCATTACCTCCTACAGAGCATTATGCTAACCCTTTCCCTCTTACAGAGCATTATGCTAACCCATTCCCTCCTACAGAGCATTATAATGACCCATTCCCTCTTACAGAGCATTATGTAGACCCATTCCCTCCTACAGAGCATTATACTGACCCATTCCCTCCTACAGAGCATTATGCTGACCCATTCCCTCTTACAGAGCATTATGCTGACCCATTCCCTCCTACAGAGCATTATGCTAACCCATTCCCTCTTACAGAGCATTGTGCTGACCCATTCCCTCCTACAGAGCATTATGTAGACCTATTCCCTCTTACAGAGCATTATGTAGACCCATTCCCTCTTATAGAGCATTATGTAGACCCATTCCCTCTTATAGAGCATTATGTAGACCCATTCCCTCTTACAGAGCATTATGCTAACCCATTCCGTCCTACAGAGCATTATGCTAACCCATTCCCTCTTACAGAGCATTGTGCTGACCCATTCCCTCCTACAGAGCATTATGTAGACCCATTCCCTCTTACAGAGCATTATGTAGACCCATTCCCTCCTACAGAGCATTATGTAGACCCATTCCCTCTTATAGAGCATTATGTAGACCCATTCCCTCTTATAGAGCATTATGTAGACCCATTCCCTCCTACAGAGCATTTTGCTAACCCATTCCCTCCTACAGAGCATTATGCTGACCCATTCCCTCCTACAGAGCATTATACTGACCCATTCCCTCCTACAGAGCATTATACTGACCCATTCCCTCTTACAGAGCATTATGTAGACCCATTCCCTCTTACAGAGCATTATGCTAACCCATTCCCTCCTACAGAGCATTATGCTAACCCGTTCCCTCTTACAGAGCATTGTGCTGACCCATTCCCTCCTACAGAGCATTATGTAGACCCATTCCCTCTTACAGAGCATTATGTAGACCCATTCCCTCTTATAGAGCATTATGTAGACCCATTCCCTCTTATAGAGCATTATGTAGACCCATTCCCTCCTACAGAGCATTATGTAGACCCATTCCCTCTTACAGAGCATTATGCTAACCCATTCCCTCCTACAGAGCATTATACTGCCCCATTCCCTCCTACAGAGCATTATACTGACCCATTCCCTCTTACAGAGCATTATGTAGACCCATTCCCTCTTACAGAGCATTATGCTAACCCATTCCCTCCTACAGAGCATTATGCTAACCCGTTCCCTCTTACAGAGCATTGTGCTGACCCATTCCCTCCTACAGAGCATTATGTAGACCCATTCCCTCTTACAGAGCATTATGTAGACCCATTCCCTCTTATAGAGCATTATGTAGACCCATTCCCTCTTATAGAGCATTATGTAGACCCATTCCCTCCTACAGAGCATTATGTAGACCCATTCCCTCTTACAGAGCATTATGCTAACCCATTCCCTCCTACAGAGCATTATACTGCCCCATTCCCTCCTACAGAGCATTATGTTAACCCATTCCCTCTTACAGAGCATTGTGCTGACCCATTCCCTCTTACAGAGCATTATGCTGACCCATTCCCTCTTACAGAGCATTATGTAGACCCATTCCCTCCTACAGAACATTATGCTGACCCATTCCCTCTTACAGAGCATTATGTAGACCCATTCCCTCTTACAGAGCATTATGTAGACCCATTCCCTCTTACAGAGCATTGTGCTGACCCATTCCCTCTTACAGAGCATTATGTAGACCCATTCCCTCTTACAGAGCATTATGTAGACCCATTCCCTCCTACAGAGCATTATGTAGACCCATTCCCTCTTATAGAGCATTAT CATTATGCTAACCCGTTCCCTCTTACAGAGCATTGTGCCGACCCATTCCCTCCTACAGAGCATTATGTAGACCCATTCCCTCTTACAGAGCATTATGTAGACCCATTCCCTCTTATAGAGCATTATGTAGACCCATTCCCTCTTATAGAGCATTATGTAGACCCATTCCCTCTTATAGAGCATTATGTAGACCCATTCCCTCCTACAGAGCATTATGTAGACACATTCCCTCTTACAGAGCATTATGCTAACCCATTCCCTCCTACAGAGCATTATACTGCCCCATTCCCTCCTACAGAGCATTATGCTAACCCATTCCCTCTTACAGAGCATTGTGCTGACCCATTCCCTCTTACAGAGCATTATGCTGACCCATTCCCTCTTACAGAGCATTATGTAGACCCATTCCCTCCTACAGAGCATTATGCTGACCCATTCCCTCTTACAGAGCCTTATGTAGACCCATTCCCTCTTACAGAGCATTATGTAGACCCATTCCCTCCTACAGAGCATTATGCTGACCCAGTCCCTCTTACAGAGCCTTATGTAGACCCATTCCCTCTTACAGAGCCTTATGTAGACCCATTCCCTCTTACAGAGCATTATGTAGACCCATTCCCTTTTACAGAGCATTATGTAGACCCATTCCCTCCTACAGAGCATTATGTAGACCCATTCCCTCTTATAGAGCATTATGTAGACCCATTCCCTCTTATAGAGCATTATGTAGACCCATTCCCTCTTATAGAGCATTATGTAGACCCATTCCCTCTTATAGAGCATTATGTAGACCCATTCCCTCTTATAGAGCATTATACTGTCCCATTCCCTCCTACAGAGCATTATGCTAACCCATTCCCTCCTACAGAGCATTATACTGCCCCATTCCCTCCTACAGAGCATTATGTAGACCTCACCCATTCCCTCCTACAGAGCATTATGATGTCCCATTCCATCCTACATAGCATTGTGCTGACACATTTCCTCTGCAGACTATTACTCTCTTACAGATCTCTGTCCAGATTCCTTTCAGCTTTGTATTGCCCACTGCTACTTTCTACCATACATCTCTGTCAAACCTTGCTCTGA